One stretch of Segatella copri DNA includes these proteins:
- a CDS encoding MFS transporter has translation MDTQNTPVHIKLWHKDFWRLCFANLLLMSSVYMLIIAIPYFLIPANYQMWQIGCVLLAYGFGLFLFGGFCSYLVQRYRRNMVCQLSILGVVVCLSVLYYLDTFWNIRFPFEILLAVRFLQGAFLGLAQMTLASTLVIDSCESFQRTEANYITSWFARFSIAVGPLLAFFVYNYFGMGYVFPTASLLALGAFVLVSRAKFPFKAPAEGMKVFSLDRFYLPQGTPLFVNIILITFSAGLYFSLPHSSGIFLMIFGGLVLAFLAEKFVFADADLKSQIIVGLVLLGAAQLISFANQEFAVEIVVPTLLGFSLGIIGSRFLLFYIKLAKHCQRGTSVNSFFLAWELGLSLGLGLGFLFHNLPARAHFDVDHPVYNMVESGMLHYALLFTIVSLLVYNFLVHPWYMKHKNR, from the coding sequence ATGGATACACAAAATACTCCAGTACATATCAAACTGTGGCACAAGGACTTCTGGCGGTTATGCTTTGCCAACCTCTTGCTGATGTCGAGTGTGTACATGCTCATTATTGCCATTCCTTATTTCCTGATTCCGGCGAATTATCAGATGTGGCAGATAGGGTGTGTGCTTCTTGCATACGGCTTTGGACTTTTCCTGTTTGGCGGCTTCTGCTCTTATCTGGTGCAGCGCTACCGCAGGAATATGGTCTGTCAGCTTTCCATTTTAGGTGTGGTTGTTTGCCTTTCGGTTCTTTACTATCTGGATACGTTCTGGAACATCAGGTTTCCTTTTGAGATTCTCCTGGCGGTCCGTTTTCTGCAGGGAGCTTTCCTGGGGCTGGCTCAGATGACGCTTGCCAGTACGCTGGTTATTGATTCCTGCGAGTCGTTCCAGCGCACCGAGGCTAATTATATTACCTCCTGGTTTGCCCGCTTTTCGATAGCTGTAGGACCCTTGTTGGCATTTTTTGTTTACAACTATTTCGGCATGGGCTATGTTTTCCCTACGGCTTCGTTGCTGGCTTTGGGAGCCTTCGTGCTGGTTTCTCGCGCCAAGTTTCCTTTCAAGGCGCCTGCCGAAGGAATGAAGGTTTTCAGCCTCGACCGCTTCTATCTGCCACAGGGAACTCCGCTGTTTGTCAATATCATTCTGATTACTTTTTCTGCGGGATTATACTTTTCTTTGCCTCATTCTTCTGGCATTTTTCTGATGATTTTCGGAGGATTGGTCTTGGCGTTTCTGGCAGAAAAGTTTGTCTTTGCTGATGCAGATCTGAAGAGTCAGATAATAGTAGGTCTGGTGCTGCTGGGAGCAGCTCAGCTGATTTCGTTTGCGAATCAGGAGTTTGCTGTAGAAATCGTGGTTCCAACCTTGCTGGGTTTCAGCTTGGGAATCATCGGAAGCCGTTTCCTGCTCTTCTATATCAAGCTTGCCAAACATTGCCAGCGCGGCACGAGCGTGAATTCGTTCTTCCTGGCTTGGGAATTAGGATTGAGCTTGGGACTCGGTCTCGGATTCCTGTTCCATAATCTTCCGGCGAGAGCGCATTTTGACGTAGATCATCCTGTATATAATATGGTTGAATCAGGGATGTTGCACTATGCGCTTCTTTTTACAATCGTATCGTTGCTGGTGTACAATTTCTTGGTTCATCCATGGTACATGAAGCATAAAAACAGATAA
- a CDS encoding DUF58 domain-containing protein has translation MDTQDILKKVRKIEIKTRGLSQNIFAGQYHSAFKGRGMAFAEVREYQYGDDVRDIDWNVTARFHKPYVKVFEEERELTVMLLVDVSGSLDFGTMKQMKRDLATEIAATLAFSAIQNNDKIGVIFFSDRIEKYIPPKKGRKHILYIIREMLNFQPQSQRTDIGCALEYFTRVMKRHCTAFVISDFYDHKDFQHQLQIANQKHDVVAIQVYDPRAKVLPDVGLLKVMDAETGHEMYIDTSSKKLRMAHTQQWLMQQENLKTDFAKSKVDWTSIATNEDFSKALLMLFKQRG, from the coding sequence TTGGATACACAAGATATCTTAAAAAAGGTTCGGAAGATAGAAATCAAGACTCGCGGACTGAGTCAGAACATCTTCGCAGGTCAGTATCATTCTGCCTTCAAGGGCAGGGGAATGGCCTTTGCCGAGGTGCGCGAATATCAGTACGGCGATGATGTGAGAGACATCGACTGGAACGTGACCGCCCGCTTTCATAAGCCTTATGTCAAGGTGTTTGAAGAGGAAAGGGAACTGACGGTGATGCTGCTCGTAGATGTCAGCGGGTCGCTCGATTTCGGTACGATGAAGCAGATGAAGCGCGATCTGGCTACTGAGATTGCTGCCACACTCGCCTTCAGTGCCATTCAGAACAATGACAAGATAGGTGTCATCTTCTTCTCTGACCGTATCGAGAAGTACATTCCGCCTAAGAAAGGAAGAAAGCATATTCTCTATATCATCAGAGAAATGCTCAACTTCCAGCCGCAAAGCCAGCGTACCGACATCGGTTGCGCCCTGGAATATTTCACCCGCGTGATGAAACGCCACTGCACAGCTTTCGTAATCAGCGACTTCTACGATCATAAGGATTTCCAGCATCAGCTGCAGATTGCCAACCAGAAGCATGATGTAGTAGCCATCCAGGTTTACGACCCGCGTGCCAAGGTGCTGCCTGATGTAGGACTGCTCAAGGTGATGGATGCAGAAACCGGACACGAAATGTATATTGATACAAGTTCGAAGAAACTGCGAATGGCCCATACCCAGCAATGGCTGATGCAGCAGGAGAATCTGAAAACCGACTTTGCCAAAAGCAAGGTCGACTGGACTTCGATTGCCACTAACGAGGACTTCTCGAAGGCGCTCCTGATGCTTTTCAAGCAGAGGGGCTGA
- a CDS encoding AAA family ATPase, with protein MAEAIDIRELNIRIEQQSQFVTNLVMGMNKVIVGQKHLVDCLLIGLLSDGHILLEGVPGLAKTLAIKTLSQLISSDYSRIQFTPDLLPADVVGTQIYSQKDEAFHVKRGPVFANFVLADEINRAPAKVQSALLEAMQEHQVTIGDETFKLPSPFLVMATQNPIEQEGTYQLPEAQVDRFLLKVIIDYPTLEEEKLIIRENIQGGLPEVTPVTSAEEILKARKIVNEVYLDEKIEQYIADIVFASRYPERYGLGELKDMITFGGSPRASISLAKAARAYAFIKHRGYVIPEDVRAVAHDVMRHRIGLSYEAEASNVTSEEIVSRIINKVEVP; from the coding sequence ATGGCAGAAGCTATTGATATCCGCGAATTGAATATCCGGATAGAACAACAAAGTCAGTTTGTTACCAACCTGGTAATGGGCATGAATAAGGTAATCGTAGGTCAGAAACACCTCGTAGATTGCCTTCTTATCGGTCTTCTCTCCGATGGTCATATCCTGCTTGAGGGTGTGCCTGGACTGGCGAAGACACTTGCAATCAAGACATTGTCACAGCTTATCAGCTCCGACTATAGCCGCATTCAGTTTACTCCTGATCTTTTGCCTGCCGATGTGGTGGGTACTCAGATTTATTCACAGAAAGATGAGGCATTCCATGTAAAGCGCGGTCCTGTCTTCGCCAATTTCGTCTTGGCAGATGAGATTAACCGTGCCCCAGCCAAGGTGCAGAGTGCGCTGCTCGAAGCCATGCAGGAACATCAGGTTACCATTGGTGATGAAACCTTCAAACTGCCTAGTCCGTTCCTGGTAATGGCTACACAGAACCCTATCGAGCAGGAAGGAACCTATCAGTTGCCTGAAGCACAGGTAGACCGTTTCCTGCTGAAGGTAATCATCGATTATCCTACACTGGAAGAGGAGAAGCTCATCATCCGTGAGAATATCCAGGGCGGACTTCCTGAGGTTACTCCTGTAACATCTGCCGAGGAGATTCTGAAGGCCCGCAAGATAGTAAACGAGGTTTATCTCGATGAGAAGATTGAGCAGTATATTGCCGATATCGTCTTTGCTTCACGTTATCCTGAGCGCTACGGACTGGGCGAGCTGAAAGACATGATTACCTTCGGCGGCAGTCCTCGTGCCAGCATCTCTCTTGCCAAGGCAGCCAGAGCCTATGCGTTTATCAAGCATCGCGGCTATGTGATTCCTGAGGATGTAAGAGCTGTAGCCCATGACGTAATGCGCCACCGTATCGGTCTTTCTTACGAGGCTGAGGCAAGCAATGTAACAAGCGAGGAAATCGTGAGCCGCATCATTAATAAGGTGGAAGTGCCTTAA